The genomic interval CTTTAGAAAAAAGCATTATTAACAGTTTCTCTCGAATACTTATTTAACAGCAAATGAAGAAACGTCATTTTAAAAAAGTTTGATTAAAATGGCGTTTTTTATTATAATATTTGATCAATTTTTATCTCGATCTTAACTTTTTTCCAATTCCCCCTTGAGATTCTTCCTCCATTAAATGGCCCATACATGAAAAAGACGCGTTCCTAAATAAACGCGCCCGTTAATTGAATAACTAAAAGAAATTTCTAATAAATTGTTCTTCTGAAATTACTTGTAAACCATTTCTTTTAAGTAAGGCTGAAGTAACTCCATTTCCAACAATTTTCTTACCCTTAAATTCACCGTTATAAATCATTGAACTACCACAGGATGGGCTATTCTCCTTGAGAACAACTATTGTTGCGTTTATTTTTTTAGCTTTTTCTAAAGTAGCATAAGCTCCTTTTATGTAAAGTTCGGTTACGTCTTTACCAGATTTCTCTACCACTTTAGCCTTTCTATCCAGTACATCTTCTCCGTCTCCGCCTACTATTTCAGCAGGTTCCCTTGGGGTTGAAAATCCACCAAGCAGTTCGGGACAGATAGTAACAGCTTTATTCTCTCTAACTAATTTACTTATCCTATTATCTAAGCTATGTGTACCGTTATACCTTACTTTTAATCCAGCTAAACAAGAACTGACCAAAATCATGAACTACACCTCTCAAATAAATCCATACATTGTCATCCTTATTGTACTAAACTGCTCCGTTACTTTAAGTACAAAGTTTCACGATCTCTCCTGAACTTTAACCTAGACATCTAGGTGTTATTCAACAATATGGCCCTTTAATTGAACAATACAGCTGAAGTTTAAGGGCCAAAAGAAAAACCCTATATTAATACAGGGTTTTATCAAACTTTGTTTTAAATTATCGAACTTTTTTTACAAATTATCAATCTTTATTTTAAATTAACAACAGTATAACCTTATAAATTCCTCTTCCACTAAACTGCTTCTTTACTTGAATAAAAAAAGTAACCTTCTTTTATGAAAAATCGCACAAGTTAAATTAAGAAGGGAGTTGCGTAAGCAACTCCAAACTATCTTTATGGACACGAAGCCCACATTTTATTATTTTTTTAAATGATAAGGTACAGTGGTGATTACCACTTTTTTTCGAAACAACAAGAACGAACGAATCAGTATACTTGATTGGTTATGAAGAATATTGTGCCAGCCCTTCTTAGTAATAAATTGTGGGATGACCACTGTGACTTGGTAGTTCGCTTCACTAGCTTTATGTTCAATAGTATCAATAAATTTGGTAAGGGGATTAATGATACTCCTATAATGAGAGTGCAGTGTCACCAGTCTTACATCAGGTTGCCACTTCTTCCATTTCTCCTCAAACTTCTTCTCATCTTCTCTTTCAAATGCAACATACACAGCAATAATTTGTTCAGGAGAAAGAGATTTAGCATAATTTAAGGAATTCTCTACAACATGAGTCATACCAGCAACAGGCACTATCATAACATTACCTTCAATGGTCACAGATGGTTCACAAGTTGTAAGGCTAAGTTGGTCCCCAACAGCTTCATAATGCTTTCTAATTCGATGAAAGAGGAAAACAATGATAGGTAGAAAAATTAAGATTGACCAAACCTGTGAGAATTTTGTTAAAAAGAACATCATTGTGACCGTAAAGCTAATAACGGCACCCGTTGTATTAATTATAAATTTTGGAATCCAACCTTCGGGCTTTTCTCGCAGCCATTTAACCATCATTCCCGACTGAGACAAAGTAAATGGAAGGAATACTCCGACTGCATAAAGTGGAATAAGATGCTCTGTTTCTGCCTGAAAAGCAAGGATTAAAATAATAGAAGCAATTCCAAGTATGATGATTCCATTAGAATATCCTAATCGGTCTCCCCTAATCAGAAACATCCTTGGAATAAACTTATCTTTTGCAAGATTAACTGCCAGCAACGGGAAAGCAGAATAACCAGTATTTGCAGCAAGGATTAATATCAGTGCTGTAGTTCCTTGAATAAAGAAGTACATGAAATTTCGTCCGAAAGTTTCTTCGGCAATTTGGGAAACAACCGTTACCTCTCCACTTGGAGCAATTCCATAATAATAGGCTAAAAATACGATTCCTGAAAACAGTATGGCAAGCAAAGCTCCCATTGCCATTAATGTTTTAGCAGCATTATTAGGTGCTGGATCTTTAAAGTTAGGAATGGCATTCGATATGGCTTCAACCCCAGTTAAGGCAGAACTTCCTGAAGCAAATGCCTTTAAAAGAATAAACAAACTGATTCCAGTCACAGGTGTACCTACGGGACTGTGTAATTCAGGAGAAACCCCACCTGTGAGAATATGATAAATGCCCACACCAATTAAAATGAACAAGGCTAAAACGAATAAGTACACAGGGTAAGCTAATATGGAAGCAGATTCCGTTACTCCTCTTAAATTCAAAATCGTAAGGAAAATCACAAATACAATGGCAATTTCCACATTGTGATCATGTAGTGTAGGAAAGGCAGATGTTATAGCATCAGTACCAGCAGATACGCTCACAGCCACAGTAAGTATGTAGTCTACCAATAATGATCCCCCAGCGATTAAACCTGGATTTACCCCTAAATTACTCTTTGAAACAACATAGGCTCCCCCTCCATGAGGATAAGCAAAGATAATTTGTCTATATGACAATATGAGAGCTGTTAAAAGAATTAATACACCAATTGCGATAGGAATAGAATACCAAAATGCTACTGTACCTAACGTAACTAATACGATTAAAATTTGTTCAGGACCATATGCCACTGAAGATAAAGCATCAGAAGAAAGGATGGCTAATGCTTTGGTTTTGTTAAGTTTCTGTTCTCCTAATTCATTGGATTTCAAGGGTCGTCCAATTAAAAACCTTTTTATTGATGAAAACATTTATTACTCATCTCCAATAGTGTTCATACATTATATGTTGCTCATTTCCACAATAATTTCTCAAAAAGTTCCATATTCCCAAAAAAAAAGTGCCTACAAGTCATCGTTAAATAGACCTGTAGACACATCATTTTTTTTGCGTCACAAGCTCCACCTTCCTTCTCATATAACGCTTACGAGGTTAGCTGTCGGATTCGGACCTTTGAGTAGCCCTACCTTAAAAAAGGATTCACCCCTTGGATTAAGTATCAATCCACAAAAATGGTTCCCCCGTACCTAATGGTTTCAGCGATTTAGAAATTTGAAACTGTGATTATAATACTCTTGGTTTTAGCAAAAGTAAATGAATTTTATGTAAAGATTAAAATTTAGGGAAAAGGAAATATTAGTAATATAGATATTAATTCATACCTTAGGAAAAGATTTCAGAGATTGAATGCCAAAGGAGAAATTACATGTTCAAAGAAAATAAGCCCTTTTTAACTGATGAATTTTTAGATGAGTTAGCTAAAGAAATTAACCAGCAATATGGTGGTTACATACATGAACAAAATACGGAATCTATAAATAATGAGTAGAATATAGCCCCTTCTAAAAAGGTATCCCATAAATATTGAACACCAAGCCGCTTGTGTGCGGTTTTTTTGTTGAATAAAAAAATGAATCTTTTATGTCGCATTTGATTCAAATTGTGCAACAATTTTCAAACTAAAAACCATACTTAAAAAGGATGACCTAAAAATGGACATTTACTTAAGTTTAAAATACTTTATACTTTTTTTATTGTTGGAAGATATATGCTCCCAACAATAAAAAAATTTCTAGTGTATGTTCAAGAATTTTATGACAAGTTTTCAACTTCTTCCAAAATTTCCTTTTGTTTCCTCTCAAGAATACTTTGAGAAATCACTTCTTTTGAAACTAACTTCCCTAATTCGTGATATTGGTTATACAAAGATTCCCTTTTAGCATCTCTGAGTTGTTCTTCTTTGATTTGAGGATATAAGGAATATAGTTGATCTAATGCTTGATTATACTTCTTCAATTTTTCATTTTCGAGGTTCACTAAATCCTGATAGTCTTTTTCTGTTAATAAGGATTCTTCTTTCATATCTGACCACGTAGATATAGAAGTTTTACTACGATTAAGATTCGCAATTACTTCTTCATATTCCCAAATATGATTTTGTTTCTCAATAATGCCTAGTTTATTTATAAGTGATTTAATCGTTAACCCTTGAAATAATAGTGAAAAAATCACGACACTAAAAGTTAACACGATAATCTCTTCTCGTCCTTCGAATGTTCTAGGTAAGCTGAGGGCTAACGCAATGGAAAGACTTCCTTTTAATCCACCATAATTTAGAATGTGTTTCCAACTTGAAGGGATTTCTTTCAACCATGCTAAGCTTGCATAAACGGCTACACTTCTACCAATTAAGACAATAATAATACTAATGATAATCATTCCCCATTTTCCTTGCACATCGATTCGGGAAATTTCCAAGCCTACCATTAGGAAGATGATTGAATTTGCGATGAAGGCAATCACATCATAAAAATTATAAATATTTAGCTTAGTAACAGGTGACATCCCAATTTTCCCACCGTAATTTCCAAATAATAATCCGGCGACCACCACTGCAATGACACCACTCACATGTACCGTTTCCCCTATCAAAAATGAACCGAAGAACACGATGATTGATATGGCAATTTCTAGCGGATAATTATCAATCTTTTTAATGGAGATAGAACCGATATAGCCAATGATTAAACCAATAACCAATCCTCCGACAGCAAACTTCAAAAATAACAGTAGGCCTTGTCCGAATCCAGCAACCCCCATTTCCATATAAACTAAAAGATAAATGGAAGAAATTTTAAATAGCACTACTCCTACTCCATCGTTAAAGAGACTTTCACCTTCCATAATCGCATTCATCCTTTTATGAACACCTAATGGCTTAAAAATTTGTAAAACACTAATCGGATCTGTAGGACTCATGAGTGCAGCAAAGGTAAATGCCACAATTACACTTACTTCTAACAAATAATGACTCGCAAAACCTATGACTACATAGGTAATCAATGTCCCTCCAATAGCTAAAGCTAAAATTGGAGCTTTATTTTCTTTTAAATGGTGAAAAGGCAGTTTTAAAGTAGCCTCTCCGAGTAACGCAGGTAAGAAAATGGAAATAACGAAAATTTGAAAGGTTTCAGAATTTGTAATGAAATCTCTAGATTCGTCTATTATAGGTAAATTAAGCATTCCTAGAACAAGCCCTATTATAACTAAAGGAAGACTGTATGGTATTTTTTTATGATAGGCATACGAAGCTACTACAACACTGACTGTTAAAAGAATTATTAATTGAATCATGATTTCGTTGAAACTCTGAGCAGTAAATGAGCTTGAAGGATGAACTGACATCAAAATAAAATGTTTCATCATAATTAATTCCTTTCATTTATTTATCATTATCTAAATCATCATTAAAAAAAGATTTTTTATCTTCTTCAATTCCATACTTCTTTTCAAGAAATTGCCCACGGCATGTTAAGAACTTCTTATTATCTTTTAACTAGAATGGGACAAATATTTAGATGCATTAATGGAAAAAGTAAACTGGATACTAAATTTTTTTATGAGGTCAGTTAGGAGATAACGATGAAAAAAATAAAAGAGGTTAACCCTCCAAAAGTCCTTGTATTAGGTTTTGCAACTGTCATCCTTATCGGAGCCTTTTTATTGACTCTTCCCATTGCCACTGAGGATGGAAAAGGTCTCTCATTTTTAAATGCTTTATTTACTGCTACATCTGCCACATGTGTAACAGGGCTTGTCGTCGTAGATACTGGGGATACATTTTCTATGTTTGGTGAATTGGTCATTTTAACACTCATTCAAATCGGTGGATTAGGATTTATGACATTTGCAACTTTTTTATTTTTGCTGTTAGGTAAAAAAATCTCTTTAAAAAAAAGGCTGCTACTGAAGGAGGCTTTCAATAACGTATCCATTACAGGGCTTGTAAGGTTAGTAAAAAGAATATTGATATTCACCGCAGTGATTGAACTTGTTGGTGGTATCATTTTATCGATTCGTTTTTCTTACGATATGCCAATAGGTAAAGCCATCTATTTTGGATTTTTTCATGCGATATCTAACTTTAATAATGCTGGTTTTGATTTAATGGGAGAATTTCGGAGTCTAACTCCTTATGTAGATGATCCTATTATCGTCTTAACCGTATGCACTCTCATCACACTCGGTGGATTAGGATTTATTGTGATGAACGAACTTTATGAATACCGTGATACTCGTCGCTTATCTGTGCATACGAAGGTAGTATTACTGGCAACCGTTATTCTAACAGTAGGGGCAACCCTGTTAATCTTCATATTTGAATATGGAAATGCTAAGACATTAGGGCCTTTATCCGAAACTGGAAAAGTATTAGGCTCATTGTTTCAAGCAGTGACTCCAAGGACGGCAGGTGCTAATACATTACCAATTGGAGATTTAACACATTCTACTTTGTTCTTAATCATTT from Peribacillus asahii carries:
- a CDS encoding APC family permease — protein: MFSSIKRFLIGRPLKSNELGEQKLNKTKALAILSSDALSSVAYGPEQILIVLVTLGTVAFWYSIPIAIGVLILLTALILSYRQIIFAYPHGGGAYVVSKSNLGVNPGLIAGGSLLVDYILTVAVSVSAGTDAITSAFPTLHDHNVEIAIVFVIFLTILNLRGVTESASILAYPVYLFVLALFILIGVGIYHILTGGVSPELHSPVGTPVTGISLFILLKAFASGSSALTGVEAISNAIPNFKDPAPNNAAKTLMAMGALLAILFSGIVFLAYYYGIAPSGEVTVVSQIAEETFGRNFMYFFIQGTTALILILAANTGYSAFPLLAVNLAKDKFIPRMFLIRGDRLGYSNGIIILGIASIILILAFQAETEHLIPLYAVGVFLPFTLSQSGMMVKWLREKPEGWIPKFIINTTGAVISFTVTMMFFLTKFSQVWSILIFLPIIVFLFHRIRKHYEAVGDQLSLTTCEPSVTIEGNVMIVPVAGMTHVVENSLNYAKSLSPEQIIAVYVAFEREDEKKFEEKWKKWQPDVRLVTLHSHYRSIINPLTKFIDTIEHKASEANYQVTVVIPQFITKKGWHNILHNQSSILIRSFLLFRKKVVITTVPYHLKK
- a CDS encoding DUF523 domain-containing protein, producing the protein MILVSSCLAGLKVRYNGTHSLDNRISKLVRENKAVTICPELLGGFSTPREPAEIVGGDGEDVLDRKAKVVEKSGKDVTELYIKGAYATLEKAKKINATIVVLKENSPSCGSSMIYNGEFKGKKIVGNGVTSALLKRNGLQVISEEQFIRNFF
- a CDS encoding cation:proton antiporter, whose translation is MMKHFILMSVHPSSSFTAQSFNEIMIQLIILLTVSVVVASYAYHKKIPYSLPLVIIGLVLGMLNLPIIDESRDFITNSETFQIFVISIFLPALLGEATLKLPFHHLKENKAPILALAIGGTLITYVVIGFASHYLLEVSVIVAFTFAALMSPTDPISVLQIFKPLGVHKRMNAIMEGESLFNDGVGVVLFKISSIYLLVYMEMGVAGFGQGLLLFLKFAVGGLVIGLIIGYIGSISIKKIDNYPLEIAISIIVFFGSFLIGETVHVSGVIAVVVAGLLFGNYGGKIGMSPVTKLNIYNFYDVIAFIANSIIFLMVGLEISRIDVQGKWGMIIISIIIVLIGRSVAVYASLAWLKEIPSSWKHILNYGGLKGSLSIALALSLPRTFEGREEIIVLTFSVVIFSLLFQGLTIKSLINKLGIIEKQNHIWEYEEVIANLNRSKTSISTWSDMKEESLLTEKDYQDLVNLENEKLKKYNQALDQLYSLYPQIKEEQLRDAKRESLYNQYHELGKLVSKEVISQSILERKQKEILEEVENLS
- a CDS encoding TrkH family potassium uptake protein, with product MKKIKEVNPPKVLVLGFATVILIGAFLLTLPIATEDGKGLSFLNALFTATSATCVTGLVVVDTGDTFSMFGELVILTLIQIGGLGFMTFATFLFLLLGKKISLKKRLLLKEAFNNVSITGLVRLVKRILIFTAVIELVGGIILSIRFSYDMPIGKAIYFGFFHAISNFNNAGFDLMGEFRSLTPYVDDPIIVLTVCTLITLGGLGFIVMNELYEYRDTRRLSVHTKVVLLATVILTVGATLLIFIFEYGNAKTLGPLSETGKVLGSLFQAVTPRTAGANTLPIGDLTHSTLFLIIFLMFIGAGSGSTAGGIKITTFAVLVATVWSQIKGKEDVVLFRRRIVTETILKALTVALCGLSIVVFMTMALSITEPGHDFMMYLFEATSAFGTVGLSMGLTPELSPIGRILIIFTMFAGRLGPLTVAFAITKRRKSDTFRHIKGNIMIG